The Pseudomonadota bacterium genome has a segment encoding these proteins:
- a CDS encoding type III PLP-dependent enzyme: MTPRRVLEAIHERVGETPVCAFLIDLDEIAHRADRIRATLPPGVRMYYAMKANAEHPVLETLARQIDGFEVASGGEIEKARGVSRTLPLIFGGPGKTDVELEAALDAGIERLHVESAHELQRVAALGARRGTRIPVLLRVNLTRIVADGTLHMSGVPTQFGIDEADVPSVTALARTLPAVDVEGFHFHSVSNQMDAAAHCALVAEYLERAHAWARDLEIDLRHVNAGGGIGVRYDGGRQFDWTAFTTGLAPIVKGLPPGFLNFECGRYLVAEHGWYATEVLDLKTNHGRAYAIVRGGTHHFRLPVSWRHSHPFSVTRVETWLRPYPRPAMRDVTLTVCGQLCTPKDVLAFDAPVDEIAVGDVIVFEIAGAYGWAISHHDFLSHPHPEHVYLQGTGPISSNASHRDEHATHNRPRAVVPR; this comes from the coding sequence ATGACGCCCCGCCGCGTGCTGGAAGCGATACACGAACGGGTGGGCGAGACGCCGGTCTGCGCCTTTCTCATCGACCTCGACGAGATCGCGCACCGCGCCGACCGCATCCGCGCCACCCTTCCCCCTGGCGTGCGCATGTACTACGCCATGAAGGCCAACGCCGAGCACCCGGTGCTCGAGACGCTGGCACGCCAGATCGACGGGTTCGAGGTCGCGTCGGGGGGAGAGATCGAAAAGGCCCGCGGCGTCTCGCGCACGCTGCCTCTCATCTTCGGCGGCCCGGGCAAGACCGATGTCGAGCTCGAAGCCGCCCTCGACGCCGGCATCGAGCGTCTGCACGTCGAGAGCGCGCACGAGCTGCAGCGCGTGGCGGCCCTGGGCGCGCGCCGCGGAACACGCATCCCCGTTCTGCTACGCGTCAACCTGACGCGCATCGTTGCCGATGGAACGCTCCACATGTCCGGCGTGCCCACCCAGTTCGGCATCGATGAAGCCGACGTGCCGTCGGTGACGGCCCTGGCGCGCACCCTGCCTGCCGTCGATGTAGAAGGCTTCCACTTCCACTCGGTGTCGAACCAGATGGATGCCGCCGCACACTGCGCCCTGGTCGCGGAATATCTCGAGCGTGCCCACGCCTGGGCCCGCGATCTGGAGATCGACCTGCGACACGTGAACGCCGGTGGCGGCATCGGCGTGCGCTATGACGGTGGTCGGCAGTTCGACTGGACAGCCTTCACCACGGGCCTGGCCCCCATCGTCAAAGGGCTGCCCCCCGGATTCCTCAACTTCGAGTGCGGTCGATATCTCGTGGCCGAGCACGGCTGGTACGCCACCGAGGTGCTCGACCTCAAGACCAACCATGGGCGCGCCTACGCCATCGTGCGCGGGGGCACGCACCACTTCCGCCTGCCCGTGTCGTGGCGCCACAGCCACCCCTTCTCGGTGACACGCGTCGAGACATGGCTGCGCCCCTACCCACGCCCCGCCATGCGCGACGTGACCCTGACGGTGTGCGGCCAGCTCTGCACGCCGAAGGACGTGCTGGCCTTCGACGCCCCCGTCGATGAGATTGCCGTGGGTGACGTGATCGTGTTCGAGATCGCCGGAGCGTATGGGTGGGCCATCTCCCACCACGACTTCCTCAGCCATCCCCACCCTGAGCACGTCTATCTCCAGGGGACGGGCCCGATCTCATCGAACGCCTCTCATCGAGATGAGCACGCCACCCACAACCGCCCCCGAGCCGTCGTCCCCCGCTGA